A genome region from Vanessa cardui chromosome 24, ilVanCard2.1, whole genome shotgun sequence includes the following:
- the LOC124540336 gene encoding protein tyrosine phosphatase domain-containing protein 1-like — MNGTTSDTETGDQTSCHLWERLGCARAARFFRRRLRRVAPEGNGKTGSRESRRRVGPPKAIYSGFSERVRTKTPAALQCALFCGGARCQYELPRQSRTAIQGVYSDWVTEDILAMARPSTASIAARNIIQQFHCWGIRTVINLQIPGEHSSCGPPLTKSGFTYDPNIFMANDIYYYNFAWPDYGEASLSGLLDMAKVISFALQEGRVAIHCHAGLGRTGVLIACYLVYSLRIRANDAIRLVRKKRPRSVQMSGQIQCVQQFEHYLLPQTVVFSSKEALMLTRDRKTSEFTLRQYLYRQRAVLHGVEERAFKLLPKIVYCICERLLKLCGCHQSGGLDLRIRNRPFYTTFYVYKLKQIPRTDPQSPDEIIPNHVTTLPMVEWRDPIEEDIDRNLESVSRITGSMNGGSIPALHVHEAFITDHKSLPDDKQKYLKQFRTEINQRRDAINKIEKEDDPLVLTGLLFEWLEGLKEPVLDREDLSTIIGRCKHVNSCVDALEMEDVMLIEYLLRFVIRLRPLAAHKKVDIIKRLIAALTHQTVQINGKTLPDNGFPKLRDGTCSQIINFMLRLVVEIQKDIIKPGRDETDVVIPPRRLKIKAWK, encoded by the exons atgAACGGTACCACATCAGATACAGAGACTGGTGATCAAACATCGTGTCATTTGTGGGAGAGATTGGGATGCGCGCGTGCAGCGCGTTTTTTCAGACGACGGCTCAGGAGAGTGGCTCCCGAAGGCAATGGGAAAACGGG GAGTCGTGAATCTCGCCGGCGCGTCGGCCCCCCCAAAGCAATATACAGCGGTTTCAGCGAGCGCGTGCGCACCAAGACTCCTGCCGCGCTGCAGTGCGCGCTGTTCTGTGGTGGGGCTCGCTGTCAGTATGAATTGCCCAGGCAGAGCCGTACTGCGATACAAGGAGTGTATTCTGATTG GGTCACAGAGGACATCCTCGCGATGGCGCGTCCGAGCACCGCCAGTATAGCCGCCAGGAATATTATACAACAGTTTCATTG TTGGGGGATCCGCACTGTGATCAATCTGCAGATACCAGGAGAGCACTCCAGTTGCGGACCTCCGCTCACGAAATCCGGCTTCACTTACGACCCTAATATATTCATGGCTAATGACA tttattattacaactttGCGTGGCCGGACTATGGCGAGGCAAGTCTCAGCGGCCTATTGGATATGGCGAAAGTGATCTCTTTTGCGCTGCAAGAAGGCAGAGTCGCTATCCACTGTCACGCAG GCCTTGGACGGACAGGTGTTCTCATAGCCTGCTACCTCGTGTACTCACTCCGCATACGAGCTAATGACGCCATCAGACTTGTGAGGAAGAAGCGACCGCGGTCGGTGCAGATGAGTGGGCAGATTCAGTGTGTGCAGCAGTTTGAGCACTACTTACTACCGCAGACCGTTGTGTTTAGTTCAAA GGAAGCATTAATGTTGACGAGAGATCGAAAAACATCTGAGTTCACGCTGCGACAATATCTGTACCGGCAGAGAGCTGTCTTACATGGAGTTGAAGAAAgggcttttaaattattaccaaag ATAGTATATTGCATCTGCGAGCGTCTACTCAAGCTGTGCGGGTGCCATCAATCGGGTGGTCTCGACTTGAGGATCAGAAACAGACCTTTCTATACAACCTTCTACGTCTACAAACTCAAACAAATCCCACGAACTGATCCACAATCACCGGATGAAATTATACCAA ATCACGTGACAACTCTGCCTATGGTTGAGTGGAGGGATCCAATCGAAGAAGATATCGACAGGAACTTGGAGTCAGTGAGCAGAATAACAGGCAGCATGAATGGTGGAAGCATACCAGCTTTGCACGTTCACGAG GCTTTCATTACCGACCACAAGAGTCTTCCAGACGATAAACAAAAGTACCTCAAGCAATTCCGCACAGAAATCAATCAGAGGAGAGACGCCATCAACAAAATTGAGAAAGAA GATGATCCGCTCGTACTCACAGGACTATTGTTCGAATGGCTTGAAGGATTGAAAGAGCCTGTGCTAGACAGGGAAGATCTGTCAACCATAATAGGACGATGCAAGCATGTAAACTCGTGTGTTGATGCCTTAGAAATg gAAGACGTAATGCTCATAGAATATCTATTGCGTTTCGTTATACGCTTGCGACCTCTCGCAGCGCATAAGAAAGTCGACATCATCAAACGTCTGATTGCCGCCTTAACACATCAAACCGTTCAAATTAACGGTAAAACACTTCCTGATAATGGTTTCCCTAAACTAAGGGATGGAACGTGCAGCCAAATTATCAACTTTATGCTACGACTAGTCGTTGAAATAcaaaaagatataattaaacCTGGAAGAGATGAAACGGATGTTGTCATTCCGCCgcgtagattaaaaataaaagcttggaaataa
- the LOC124540275 gene encoding uncharacterized protein LOC124540275: MGSTTIALAIFAVIFIIGSTEAATGSCPLPSKIYGCSPKCTQTYDCGNGKVCCPNSCNAKSCVDLAAVGGANNGKDKYSQSGGAGVYCNNQKCSPFEVCKLDPSTKRMKCMRA; encoded by the exons gTTCAACGACAATAGCGCTGGCCATTTTCGCCGTGATCTTCATCATAGGCAGCACGGAGGCCg CTACAGGCAGCTGCCCCCTACCATCTAAAATCTACGGCTGCAGCCCGAAATGTACGCAGACATATGACTGTGGCAATGGTAAGGTGTGCTGCCCGAATTCCTGCAACGCGAAATCCTGCGTAGATCTTGCAGCTGTCGGTGGTGCTAACAATGGGAAGGACAAGTATTCTCAGT cCGGTGGTGCTGGTGTATACTGCAACAATCAGAAATGCAGTCCTTTCGAAGTCTGCAAACTTGATCCATCTACCAAAAGAATGAAATGCATGCGtgcttga
- the LOC124540337 gene encoding retinol dehydrogenase 11-like, with the protein MWSILVYLIGISAKIIVSFILFCVLFLIGCRFWLEPVKGVCKCKTKLHGKIALITGGNSGIGFETAKDLARRGAKVIIASRDVKKSEEAVANIIATTGNELVEHRYLNLANKDSIETFAKDFNKEFDRLDILVNNAGIGGIKKQNTENGIDMLMQINYVGPFTLTYLLLDKLIASKPSRIVNVSSYLHKMAKFDFENLSDVFTYSGQTGSLYSQSIRYGNAKLCDILWTVALAKKLPYGVTANVLHPGLVKTNIFNNFSPHIKRVLFLIIDLLYKTPIEGAQTIIHLCVSPKLENETGCYYMDCKKVSPSKAAEDEDLAERLWHKTLSLIKQ; encoded by the coding sequence ATGTGGTCGATCTTGGTTTATTTAATTGGAATTTCTGCTAAAATCATTGTtagtttcatattattttgcgttttatttttgattggATGCCGTTTTTGGCTCGAACCCGTCAAAGGTGTTTGTAAGTGTAAAACAAAACTGCACGGAAAAATAGCCCTTATTACCGGTGGTAATTCCGGTATAGGATTCGAAACAGCCAAAGATTTAGCTAGAAGAGGAGCAAAGGTCATAATCGCAAGTAGAGATGTTAAGAAATCAGAAGAAGCTGTTGCAAATATTATAGCAACGACCGGTAACGAACTTGTCGAAcacagatatttaaatttagcaaaTAAAGATAGCATAGAGACGTTTGCAAAAGATTTCAACAAAGAATTCGATCGTTTAGACATTCTAGTCAATAATGCTGGTATTGGGGGTATCAAGAAACAAAATACGGAAAATGGAATTGATATGCTGATGCAAATAAATTACGTTGGACCTTTTACACTTACCTACTTGCTGCTAGACAAGCTGATTGCCTCGAAGCCAAGTCGAATAGTCAATGTGTCTTCATATCTTCATAAAATGGCAAAGTtcgattttgaaaatttatcagACGTATTCACGTATTCAGGCCAGACAGGTAGCTTATACAGCCAATCGATTCGATATGGAAATGCTAAACTTTGCGATATCCTGTGGACTGTAGCGTTAGCCAAGAAACTTCCATACGGTGTGACAGCTAACGTTCTTCATCCGGGCTTGGTCAAAACgaacattttcaataatttcagtCCACATATCAAAAGAGTTCTCTTTCTTATCATAGACTTGCTATACAAGACGCCGATAGAAGGCGCTCAGACGATAATACATCTGTGTGTCTCGCCGAAACTGGAGAACGAAACAGGGTGCTATTATATGGATTGCAAAAAAGTAAGTCCGTCGAAAGCAGCCGAAGATGAAGACCTCGCGGAGAGATTATGGCATAAAACTTTGTCATTAATAAAACAGTGA
- the LOC124540129 gene encoding death-associated protein 1 → MSSPDESSQLKAGHPPAVKAGGMRITQHKIPHTKDGKELPNEDLTGLSGPSPVPTNPISIAGAPNRGNADFTPQAAKVAHSPKPPAIINIKPNPNIQQPRK, encoded by the exons ATGTCGTCCCCTGATGAGAGTTCTCAGCTAAAAGCAGGCCATCCCCCTGCAG TCAAAGCTGGTGGTATGAGAATTACCCAGCACAAGATACCACACACAAAAGATGGCAAGGAATTACCAAATGAAGACTTAACCGGACTCTCAGGACCGTCTCCTGTACCGACCAATCCAATTTCAATTGCCGGAGCTCCGAACAGAGGTAACGCTGATTTCACGCCTCAAGCAGCAAAGGTTGCTCATAGCCCTAAGCCTCCAGCGATTATCAATATTAAGCCCAACCCAAATATCCAACAACCCAGGAAGTAG